A stretch of the Glycine soja cultivar W05 chromosome 13, ASM419377v2, whole genome shotgun sequence genome encodes the following:
- the LOC114380910 gene encoding MADS-box transcription factor PHERES 2-like, whose translation MGRARISLKHISNERSRKKTFMERRKVLIKKISEFSTLCGVEACLIVYDDGNGDIEPVTCPKDPVLAHSILQNYEFQKNQRPPKKFGIQDFVEDRKNIIEAEISKVHKEITNIKYPTSDPSFINMEEDQLRAFIALVDAKIRTCDHSLKNMHQSEANFMQNMAWGSASSSHPTPMEPLNNNGRVDVTNSIDQVYEAMQQVDAPFSYIPDMVQKSFNCLQNISQSQPILDVEDEMVGFSNRVDVSLDTTNQIADLLDWFDGPIIGWSDLVDWTSQPDESQNEQQGGGDLDGFQTECYNLNF comes from the coding sequence ATCTCAAATGAGAGATCTCGCAAGAAAACTTTCATGGAGAGAAGGAaagtacttataaaaaaaatctctgaATTTTCCACCTTGTGTGGAGTTGAAGCATGCTTGATTGTGTATGATGATGGGAATGGTGACATTGAACCAGTGACTTGTCCCAAAGACCCTGTATTGGCACACTCCATACTTCAAAACTATGAGTTTCAAAAGAATCAGAGACCTCCCAAGAAGTTTGGTATTCAGGACTTTGTTGAGGATAGGAAGAACATCATTGAAGCTGAGATTTCCAAAGTGCATAAAGAGATCACCAACATCAAGTATCCAACTTCGGATCCAAGTTTCATAAACATGGAAGAGGATCAATTGAGGGCCTTCATTGCTCTGGTGGATGCTAAGATTAGGACCTGTGATCATTCTTTGAAAAACATGCATCAAAGTGAAGCCAACTTCATGCAAAACATGGCTTGGGGAAGTGCTTCCTCCTCCCATCCTACTCCTATGGAGCCACTTAATAATAATGGGAGGGTGGATGTTACAAACTCAATAGATCAGGTTTATGAAGCTATGCAACAAGTTGATGCTCCCTTTAGTTACATTCCAGACATGGTTCAGAAAAGTTTTAATTGCTTGCAAAACATCTCTCAAAGCCAACCCATACTTGATGTTGAGGATGAGATGGTAGGTTTTAGTAATAGAGTTGATGTGTCACTGGATACAACTAATCAAATTGCTGACTTGTTGGACTGGTTTGATGGACCTATTATTGGTTGGTCTGATCTTGTGGATTGGACTAGTCAACCTGATGAATCTCAGAATGAGCAACAAGGTGGAGGAGATTTGGATGGATTTCAAACAGAATGCTATAATCTGAATTTCTGA